The region GGCATCGATCGCGGCCGTGCTGCTCGTCGCGTGCGGCGGGAGAGCGCTACGAGCGGCTGCTGCGCGAGCGCTCGGGGCGGGCGCCACTGGCATATGTCACGGGCGAGCGCGAGTTCTGGTCGCTGCGTCTGGCCGTCGACGCGCGCGTGCTCGTGCCGCGCCCCGAGACCGAAACCCTCGTGGAGGCCGCGCTGGCGCGGGTCGGGGGGGCCGCGCGGATCGCCGACCTCGGCACCGGCTCCGGGGCGGTGGCCATCGCGCTGGCGGTGGAGCTGCCGTTGGCGCGGCTCTGGGCGGTGGACCGCTCCGCCGCCGCGCTCGAGGTCGCGCGTGGCAACGCCGCGACGCACGGCGTCGCGGGGCGCATCTCGTTTCTCGCGGGGGACCTCTGCGGGCCGCTGGCGTCGCTGGCCGGCACGCTGGACGCCGTGGTCTCGAACCCGCCGTACGTGCCGACGGCGCAGATCGAGTCGCTCCAGCCGGAGGTCCGCGACCACGAGCCGCGACTCGCGCTCGACGGCGGGCCCGACGGCCTCGCGGTGATCGGGCGCATCGTGGCGCAGGCGCCGCCGCTGCTGCGCCCGGGCGGGCTGCTGCTCCTGGAGGTGGGGGCGGGGCAGGCGCCCGCGGCCGCGGCGCTGCTCGCCGGTGGCGGGGCGTTCGAGACGATCGAGCGCCTGCCCGACCTCGCCGGCATCGAGCGCGTCGTCGCGGCGCGGCGGCGCGGCTGAGGGCTGGCATGGACAGCATCACGGTCAGGGGCGGCGCCAGGCTCCGGGGCGAGGTGCGCGTCGGCGGGGCCAAGAACGCGGCGCTGCCGATCCTCGCCGCGACGCTGCTGGCGCCGGGCGGGCACCGGGTGCGCAACGTGCCGCGGCTGCGCGACGTCGACACCATGGGGCGGCTCCTCACGGTCCTCGGGGCGCGCGTCGAGCGCGACGGCGGGGACCTGCGCATCGACATGGGCCCGCACAGCGGCGAGGAGGCGCCCTACGACCTCGTCAAGACGATGCGCGCCTCCGTGCTCGTGCTCGGGCCGCTGCTGGCGCGCACCGGGCGCGCGCGCGTCTCGCTGCCCGGGGGCTGCGCGATCGGGGAGCGCCCCGTGAACCTGCACCTGGCGGCGATGCGGGCGCTCGGCGCGGAGATCGCGCTCGAGCACGGCTACATCAGCGCGCGGGCGCAGCGGCTGCGCGGCGCCCGCATCCACTTCGAGAAGCAGACGGTCACCGGCACCGAGAACGCGCTCATGGCGGCGGTGCTGGCGGAGGGGACGACGGAGATCGGCAACGCGGCCTGCGAGCCGGAGGTCGCCGACCTGGCGCGCGCGCTCGCCGGCATGGGCGCGCGCATCGCGGGCGCGGGCACGCCGACGGTCACCGTGGAGGGCGTCGCGGATCTGGCGCCGATCA is a window of bacterium DNA encoding:
- the murA gene encoding UDP-N-acetylglucosamine 1-carboxyvinyltransferase translates to MDSITVRGGARLRGEVRVGGAKNAALPILAATLLAPGGHRVRNVPRLRDVDTMGRLLTVLGARVERDGGDLRIDMGPHSGEEAPYDLVKTMRASVLVLGPLLARTGRARVSLPGGCAIGERPVNLHLAAMRALGAEIALEHGYISARAQRLRGARIHFEKQTVTGTENALMAAVLAEGTTEIGNAACEPEVADLARALAGMGARIAGAGTPTVTVEGVADLAPINHTVMPDRIEAGTLMLAAAITRGDVLVEGAEPAHLGAVIAKLREAGARVEETPRGVRVEGPGRPRAVDIKTGPYPEFPTDMQAQFMALLAVSRGLGVVHETIFENRYVHVAELKRLGAEITLDGALALVRGRPALSGARVMATDLRASASLVLAGLRAEGETVIARAYHLDRGYERLDEKLAGVGATTGRIRENP
- the prmC gene encoding peptide chain release factor N(5)-glutamine methyltransferase, coding for HRSRPCCSSRAAGERYERLLRERSGRAPLAYVTGEREFWSLRLAVDARVLVPRPETETLVEAALARVGGAARIADLGTGSGAVAIALAVELPLARLWAVDRSAAALEVARGNAATHGVAGRISFLAGDLCGPLASLAGTLDAVVSNPPYVPTAQIESLQPEVRDHEPRLALDGGPDGLAVIGRIVAQAPPLLRPGGLLLLEVGAGQAPAAAALLAGGGAFETIERLPDLAGIERVVAARRRG